One Myxococcus stipitatus DNA segment encodes these proteins:
- a CDS encoding RluA family pseudouridine synthase produces the protein MAQQMVSVPREAAGERLDRFLSKHVPGLSLERARALIDAGAVRIRGKKCQPTRKLWGGEDIELDRPEPRQPARPAPTGPALPVLHDDAALVIVDKPAGLVVEPEGRAASVVDLLAAQRPPFDVEGRALPGVVHRLDRETSGCLAFARTDVAAAALLRAFQEKRVDKRYRTLVLGTPPARGRLEGPYSRDPKDPRRFTTRVPSARRAALSFEVLEQLGDVALLEVDLDTGRTHQIRVQLSEAGFPVLGDSLYGSEPARAHPAARTLGRQALHAARLELPGIASEGLVRVEAPLPEDFQRALTLLRG, from the coding sequence ATGGCGCAGCAGATGGTGTCCGTTCCGCGCGAAGCCGCGGGTGAGCGGTTGGACCGCTTCCTCTCCAAGCACGTTCCCGGCCTCTCGCTGGAGCGGGCACGGGCCCTCATCGACGCGGGCGCGGTCCGCATCCGCGGGAAGAAGTGTCAGCCGACGCGCAAGCTCTGGGGCGGGGAGGACATCGAGCTCGACCGTCCCGAGCCGCGGCAGCCCGCGCGTCCCGCGCCCACCGGTCCGGCGCTCCCCGTCCTCCATGACGACGCGGCGCTGGTCATCGTGGACAAGCCCGCGGGGCTGGTCGTCGAGCCGGAGGGGCGTGCCGCCTCGGTGGTGGACCTGCTCGCCGCGCAGCGGCCCCCGTTCGACGTGGAGGGACGGGCGCTCCCGGGCGTGGTGCACCGGCTGGATCGCGAGACGAGCGGGTGTCTGGCCTTCGCCAGGACCGACGTGGCCGCTGCCGCGCTGCTGCGCGCGTTCCAGGAGAAGCGCGTGGACAAGCGCTACCGCACCCTCGTGTTGGGCACGCCCCCCGCGCGCGGGAGGCTGGAGGGGCCCTACTCGCGTGACCCGAAGGACCCGCGCCGCTTCACCACGCGCGTGCCCTCCGCGCGCCGCGCCGCGCTCTCGTTCGAGGTGCTCGAACAACTGGGCGACGTGGCGTTGCTGGAGGTGGACCTGGACACGGGGCGCACGCACCAGATTCGCGTGCAGCTGTCCGAGGCGGGCTTCCCCGTGTTGGGGGATTCCCTCTACGGCTCCGAGCCGGCGCGCGCGCACCCCGCGGCGAGGACACTGGGGCGGCAGGCGCTCCACGCGGCGCGGTTGGAATTGCCAGGGATTGCCTCGGAGGGGCTGGTGCGGGTGGAGGCTCCACTGCCCGAGGACTTCCAGCGCGCGTTGACGCTGCTGCGAGGCTGA
- a CDS encoding DUF3142 domain-containing protein, translating into MSSSLPSRKPSAALTACALACLLGVGLACTRTPPAPLRHEAYVWQRDWSPELTRTLPQAPSELTALRVLARERSGPERVPVEVAVDVAALARAGREVVAVMRVEGTAPLDGVSLQEVTSLARSWRAHGVRVRGVELDHDCATSALAAYADWLEREKASLGDLALSITALPTWATSPVLARLTAIPDDVVVQVHAVRAPTLFTPEQARGFLESWAKATPRPFRVALPTYRVTLRDGRRLTAEPHDVARFLASLRERPIPGVTGVVWFRLGHPGDLESWSPATLATVLRGESLAPRLSSRLVDAGGGALDIVIENTGGVDATAPSRLTLNGRLEVLDGVGGYAPRGSSLVAPRPPHLRAGERRVIGFVRGTEVSLVAP; encoded by the coding sequence ATGAGCAGCTCCCTCCCGTCCCGGAAACCCTCCGCCGCGCTCACCGCGTGCGCCCTCGCGTGCCTCCTCGGAGTGGGCCTCGCCTGCACGCGCACGCCGCCAGCCCCCCTGCGCCACGAGGCCTATGTGTGGCAGCGGGACTGGAGTCCGGAGCTGACGAGGACGTTGCCCCAGGCGCCCTCGGAGCTGACCGCGCTGCGCGTGCTCGCGAGGGAGCGCAGCGGTCCGGAGCGCGTGCCCGTGGAGGTCGCGGTGGATGTCGCGGCGCTGGCCCGCGCGGGCCGCGAAGTGGTCGCCGTGATGCGCGTGGAGGGGACGGCGCCCCTGGACGGCGTCTCCCTCCAGGAGGTCACGAGCCTCGCGCGGTCCTGGCGGGCCCACGGCGTCCGCGTCCGTGGCGTGGAGCTGGACCACGACTGCGCGACGAGCGCGCTCGCGGCCTACGCGGACTGGCTCGAACGGGAGAAGGCTTCGCTCGGGGACCTCGCCCTGTCCATCACCGCCCTGCCCACCTGGGCCACCTCCCCGGTGCTGGCGCGGTTGACCGCCATCCCCGACGACGTCGTCGTCCAGGTCCACGCGGTGCGCGCGCCCACCCTCTTCACGCCCGAGCAGGCCCGAGGCTTCCTCGAGTCCTGGGCGAAGGCGACGCCGCGCCCCTTCCGGGTGGCCCTGCCCACCTACCGGGTGACGCTGCGCGATGGGCGCCGCCTGACCGCCGAGCCCCATGACGTGGCGCGCTTCCTGGCATCGCTGCGCGAGCGCCCCATCCCAGGCGTCACGGGCGTCGTCTGGTTCCGGCTGGGACATCCGGGCGACCTGGAGTCCTGGAGCCCCGCGACGCTGGCCACGGTGCTGCGCGGCGAGTCGCTGGCGCCCCGACTGAGCTCGCGGCTGGTGGACGCGGGGGGCGGCGCGCTGGACATCGTCATCGAGAACACAGGCGGCGTGGACGCGACCGCGCCCTCGCGCCTCACCTTGAACGGAAGACTGGAGGTCCTCGACGGCGTGGGCGGCTACGCCCCGCGGGGGAGCTCACTCGTCGCGCCCAGGCCTCCCCACCTGCGCGCGGGCGAGCGACGTGTCATCGGCTTCGTGCGGGGAACCGAGGTGTCCCTTGTGGCTCCGTAG
- a CDS encoding cyclase family protein, translated as MDVSVPLRDGMLHWPDNPEIRVTRAQDMARGDAANVSRLSLGAHTGTHVDAPIHFIPGAEGVDALPLEATVGVARVIAIQDPRSIRVEELRRADPRAGERILFKTANSSRDWARSAFRPDFVYLSLEGARYLVERRVRAVGIDYLSIGSPDEGVPIHHALLGAGIVIIEGLDLSAIEPGTYDLVCLPLRLEHGDGAPARALLRRR; from the coding sequence GTGGACGTCTCCGTGCCCCTGCGGGACGGCATGCTGCATTGGCCTGACAACCCCGAGATTCGGGTGACCCGCGCCCAGGACATGGCGCGAGGAGATGCCGCCAACGTCTCGCGGCTCTCGCTGGGGGCGCACACGGGCACGCACGTCGACGCGCCCATCCACTTCATCCCGGGGGCGGAGGGGGTGGACGCGCTGCCGCTGGAGGCGACCGTCGGCGTGGCGCGCGTCATCGCCATCCAGGACCCCCGGTCCATCCGCGTGGAGGAGCTGCGGCGCGCGGACCCACGGGCCGGGGAGCGCATCCTCTTCAAGACGGCCAACTCGTCTCGCGACTGGGCGCGCTCCGCGTTCCGCCCCGACTTCGTCTACCTCTCGCTCGAGGGAGCCCGCTACCTCGTGGAGCGCCGCGTGCGCGCCGTGGGCATCGACTACCTCTCCATCGGCAGCCCGGACGAGGGCGTGCCGATACACCACGCGCTGCTCGGCGCGGGCATCGTCATCATCGAGGGGCTCGACCTGTCCGCCATCGAGCCCGGGACGTATGACCTCGTCTGCCTGCCGTTGAGGCTCGAGCATGGGGACGGGGCGCCGGCACGCGCCCTCCTCCGCCGGCGGTGA
- a CDS encoding YgiQ family radical SAM protein, protein MAPQTRYAHPFLPITRADMQARGWEQCDIIIVTGDAYVDHPAFGPVLIARFLEGRGFKVGLLPQPDWHSAEPFKALGPPRLFFGVAAGNLDSMLNRLTAQKKNRSEDQYSPGGRTNCRPDRATIVYAQRCREAYPEVPIILGGIEASLRRIAHYDYWSDKVRRSILFDAKADLLVFGMGERPIMEVADRMRRGERIEDIRDVRGTAYLINDEQMRAHEADPARRAADRKTVVLPSYEAVIADKQAFAVMSRDFQMETNPGNARALAQRHGNRAIFMNPPALPLEDGVGDPANAGRTVAMDELYDLPFNRVPHPRYQDEGIPAYETVKHSIVLMRGCFGGCTFCSITEHEGRVIQSRSAESVLREVRALRRMGDFRGTITDLGGPTANMYKLKCKSEDIEKRCRKLSCVHPGVCENLQTDHGPLIGLMREVREEEGVKHVFIASGVRYDLAERSPEYVKELAAHHVGGQLSVAPEHVSPRVLEKMKKPGIESFERFQRMFACASEEAGKEQYDIPYFISGHPGSTLEDMVDLALWLKQNGKRPRQVQDFIPTPMAMATAMYYSGMDPLKMEPVYTAQGLREKRLQKALLLYWNPEQWPLAREALKLAGRADLIGRGPHALVPAETPAEAARRQRAEREDDDAPREPKPAPSRPPQGGFRGPGARRPPHSGPRSR, encoded by the coding sequence ATGGCCCCACAGACCCGCTACGCCCACCCCTTCCTGCCCATCACCCGCGCCGACATGCAGGCCCGGGGTTGGGAGCAGTGCGACATCATCATCGTGACGGGCGACGCGTACGTGGACCACCCGGCCTTCGGCCCGGTCCTCATCGCGCGATTCCTGGAGGGGCGGGGCTTCAAGGTGGGGCTGCTCCCCCAGCCTGACTGGCACTCGGCCGAGCCCTTCAAGGCGCTGGGCCCTCCGCGCCTGTTCTTCGGGGTCGCCGCCGGCAACCTCGATTCGATGCTCAACCGGCTGACGGCGCAGAAGAAGAACCGCTCCGAGGACCAGTACAGCCCCGGGGGCCGCACCAACTGCCGCCCGGACCGCGCCACCATCGTCTACGCGCAGCGCTGCCGCGAGGCGTACCCCGAGGTGCCCATCATCCTCGGCGGCATCGAGGCGAGCCTGCGCCGCATCGCCCACTACGACTACTGGAGCGACAAGGTCCGCCGCTCCATCCTCTTCGACGCCAAGGCCGACCTGCTCGTCTTCGGCATGGGCGAGCGCCCCATCATGGAGGTCGCCGACCGCATGCGCCGGGGCGAGCGCATCGAGGACATCCGCGACGTGCGCGGCACCGCGTACCTCATCAACGACGAGCAGATGCGCGCGCACGAAGCCGACCCGGCCCGCCGCGCCGCGGACCGCAAGACGGTGGTGCTCCCGTCCTACGAGGCCGTCATCGCGGACAAGCAGGCCTTCGCGGTGATGAGCCGCGACTTCCAGATGGAGACCAACCCGGGCAACGCGCGCGCGCTCGCGCAGCGCCACGGCAACCGCGCCATCTTCATGAACCCGCCCGCCCTGCCCCTGGAGGACGGCGTGGGGGACCCCGCCAACGCGGGGCGCACGGTGGCGATGGACGAGCTGTACGACCTGCCCTTCAACCGCGTCCCCCACCCCCGCTACCAGGACGAGGGCATCCCCGCGTACGAGACGGTGAAGCACTCCATCGTCCTCATGCGCGGCTGCTTCGGCGGCTGCACCTTCTGCTCCATTACCGAGCACGAGGGCCGCGTCATCCAGAGCCGCTCCGCGGAGAGCGTCCTGCGCGAGGTGCGCGCCCTGCGCCGGATGGGCGACTTCCGCGGCACCATCACCGACCTGGGCGGCCCCACCGCCAACATGTACAAGCTCAAGTGCAAGAGCGAGGACATCGAGAAGCGGTGCCGCAAGCTGTCCTGCGTCCACCCGGGCGTCTGCGAGAACCTCCAGACGGACCACGGCCCCCTCATCGGCCTCATGCGGGAGGTGCGCGAGGAGGAGGGCGTCAAGCACGTCTTCATCGCCAGCGGCGTGCGCTACGACCTGGCGGAGCGCTCGCCCGAGTACGTGAAGGAGCTGGCCGCGCACCACGTCGGCGGGCAGCTGTCGGTGGCCCCCGAGCACGTGTCGCCGCGCGTGCTGGAGAAGATGAAGAAGCCCGGCATCGAGAGCTTCGAGCGCTTCCAACGGATGTTCGCCTGCGCCAGCGAGGAGGCCGGCAAGGAGCAGTACGACATCCCCTACTTCATCAGCGGCCACCCCGGCTCCACGCTGGAGGACATGGTGGACCTGGCCCTGTGGTTGAAGCAGAACGGCAAGCGCCCCCGCCAGGTGCAGGACTTCATCCCCACGCCCATGGCCATGGCCACCGCCATGTATTACTCGGGCATGGACCCGCTGAAGATGGAGCCCGTCTACACGGCGCAGGGCCTGCGGGAGAAGCGGCTCCAGAAGGCGCTGCTGCTCTACTGGAACCCCGAGCAGTGGCCCCTGGCGCGTGAGGCGCTGAAGCTCGCCGGCCGCGCGGACCTCATCGGCCGTGGCCCCCACGCGCTGGTGCCCGCGGAGACCCCCGCGGAGGCCGCCCGACGACAGCGCGCCGAGCGCGAGGACGATGACGCTCCGCGCGAGCCGAAGCCCGCGCCCTCCAGGCCCCCGCAGGGGGGCTTCCGGGGTCCCGGCGCCCGCCGGCCTCCCCACTCCGGCCCCCGGTCTCGCTGA